The following coding sequences are from one Salvia hispanica cultivar TCC Black 2014 chromosome 3, UniMelb_Shisp_WGS_1.0, whole genome shotgun sequence window:
- the LOC125215958 gene encoding GDSL esterase/lipase At4g10955-like: MACECESQVFSLSGPSFLTAVDWSNSHHRRSVAASLVQGVYALEEDRHRNRQGSDALAPPWWLSFNFRLVQILVDSHDVSHFGAIFEFVNYPYYHQAPAGQRPPQYVVAFRGTIPKAGNRKEDFKLDIHLAVNDLQKSSRFQTGLEAASQTVRYGTVWLAGHSLGSSLALVVGREMAKSYGCHLETYLFNPPFVSPPIERIKSDKVKLGLRLAGSIVTAGVAVVAGAVAGAGARDIDPFVALSTWVPYLFINRSDPICSEYAGYFKHREDMEAIGAGRIGKVATKNSIGSILSSREALHLLPSAYLTINGAAAASVREAHGICQWWTHDLQLEYKYYQNN, translated from the exons ATGGCATGTGAATGTGAGAGTCAAGTTTTCAGCCTCAGTGGCCCTTCATTTCTCACCGCCGTTGATTG GAGCAACTCCCACCACAGAAGATCCGTGGCGGCGAGCTTGGTCCAAGGAGTATATGCCCTGGAGGAAGACAGGCATCGGAACAGGCAGGGTTCCGATGCCTTGGCTCCTCCATGGTGGCTCTCCTTCAACTTCCGGCTCGTCCAAATCCTCGTCGACAGCCACGACGTCTCGCACTTCGGCGCGATCTTTGAGTTCGTCAACTACCCGTACTACCACCAGGCCCCGGCCGGGCAGCGGCCGCCGCAGTACGTGGTCGCGTTCCGCGGCACGATCCCGAAGGCCGGCAACCGGAAGGAGGACTTCAAACTGGACATCCACCTGGCGGTCAACGACCTCCAGAAGAGCAGCCGCTTCCAGACAGGCCTGGAAGCAGCCAGCCAGACAGTCCGGTACGGGACTGTCTGGCTGGCAGGCCACTCCCTGGGGTCCTCCCTGGCACTGGTTGTCGGGCGGGAGATGGCGAAGAGCTATGGGTGCCATCTCGAGACGTACTTGTTCAACCCGCCCTTCGTGTCCCCGCCCATCGAGCGGATCAAGAGCGACAAGGTGAAGCTCGGGCTCAGGCTCGCCGGCAGTATAGTGACTGCCGGCGTTGCTGTTGTTGCTGGTGCTGTTGCTGGTGCTGGTGCTAGAGACATCGACCCTTTTGTCGCGCTTTCGACATGGGTCCCGTATTTGTTTATTAACCGGTCGGATCCGATATGCTCGGAATACGCGGGGTATTTTAAGCATAGGGAGGATATGGAGGCGATCGGGGCGGGGAGGATTGGGAAGGTTGCTACGAAGAATTCGATCGGGAGCATTTTGTCGTCGCGGGAAGCGTTGCACCTTCTTCCCTCGGCTTATCTGACCATCAAcggcgcggcggcggcgagCGTTAGGGAGGCGCATGGGATTTGCCAATGGTGGACACATGACTTGCAGTTGGAATACAAGTATTACCAAAACAActag